TTGTTTGCGATCGTGACTAAACTCTGCGATCAAGCGATTGCGAGCCTCCTGAATCTCATCAAATGAGGCATCTTCGGTAACGCCAAGCTGTTCATAAGCACTTAGATCACTCATCGAAAACCTCCGACGCTGTAACTGCAAAGCCTACCTTAGCTAAGGACAAGCACAATTTCACCTTACTACAGTAAGCACCTATCTAAAACAACACCGTTAATTACTAAAGAAGCATCGTCTAGCTTAACACAGAGGACGAGGAGGGTGCCAAGCTTTGGGAGAAGGGACTGGGGGATAAGGGCTTGCGCGGGTAACATGCTCTGCTTTTACAATCCTAACGTTTCCTGTAGTTGCCCTTGGTCAATTGACAGATGACTCCAGTAGCTAAGCCTTGCCGTTGTCATTCACCACCATTACTCTGCTCAATGTTTGATATTCTCGATGCAGGGTGCAAGTCTATCCTAATACTAATCAAACTGAACCACGGTCGGTTTGCAAGTAAGCTGTTCGCCTGACTTAATGCTGGTTGAATGCTAATTGACAGTGTGCATGGAATAAGCTAGCTGGCGTATTCTAGCAATAGAGAAGCATCTCTATAATGAATGCTATTCTCAGACTAATACTGCTCTGATTTGTATCCGCTCTGTATTCGCTCCATCAGTTAACTATGGCGACATCAAATGCCAAGATCTTAGTCGTTGACGACGACCCCGCTATTCGCAATCTCATCCATCGATTTTTGGCAAAGCATGATTACCAAATGGAATCTGCCAAAGATGGCAAGACAGCGTTGGAAATTTTTGCAAGTTTTCGTCCAGATTTAGTCATTTTGGATTTGAATTTGCCTGACGTTACTGGTTACAGTCTGTGTCAAGAGATGCAGAGCCGCACTAATGTGTTTGTGTTGATGTTAACCAGCCGCACAGACGAGGCTGATAAAATTCGTGGCTTTTCCCAAGGTGCAGACGATTACATCACTAAACCCTTTAGCCTAGGAGAGTTGGAAGTGCGGGTAGAAGCCTTGCTGCGTCGGGCTAGGGACATGAAACCCCAAGAAAACCAAGTGCTCGTTTTTAATAACTTGGTCATCGATGCTGAGCGCAGAGAAGTAACCATCAACAATGAACTGATTCCCCTGACTGCCCTAGAGTTTGATTTGCTATATTTTCTCGCTAGCCATCCAGGGCGAGTTTGGCGCAGAGAAGAGTTAATTCAACAGGTTTGGGACTATGAGTACGTGGGTGATAAGCGGGTTGTTGATGTCCACATTGGGCAAATTCGCAAAAAGATTGAAATAGACACGTCGCAGCCTGCGTTAATTCAAACTGTCCGTGGTGTTGGTTACAAGTTTGAAGGTTCTCAAGCTTAAGATCAGCGGTCAACGTTAGGAAACAGGCGGCTAGGGTCTAGGACTGATTTCAGCCAATCCAAGGGTGGATGAGACGGTGATAGTCGGCGATCGTGAACCGTTTTGGCGTAGCGACAGCCCTAGGATGTTGACCCAAAGACACTGAATTAACGTTATCTGAAATTGGGCATTGGCTCTTATCCTAAGCATCACTGTTGGGAAGTAGCATAGGGATCCGTAGGGCTACTTGACATCCGTAAAGCCTTTGACAGCAGCAACTAGGGGTTTGATAGCGGGATGCTGCACCAGTTCTGTAATGGCGGTGGTGCCGCCTTCCTTCAGGGCGTTGACGATCCTGGCTTTAAGGGTAGGATTTTTAGCGATCGTCTCCA
Above is a window of Cyanobacteriota bacterium DNA encoding:
- a CDS encoding CPP1-like family protein, encoding MSDLSAYEQLGVTEDASFDEIQEARNRLIAEFSHDRKQ
- a CDS encoding response regulator transcription factor; the encoded protein is MATSNAKILVVDDDPAIRNLIHRFLAKHDYQMESAKDGKTALEIFASFRPDLVILDLNLPDVTGYSLCQEMQSRTNVFVLMLTSRTDEADKIRGFSQGADDYITKPFSLGELEVRVEALLRRARDMKPQENQVLVFNNLVIDAERREVTINNELIPLTALEFDLLYFLASHPGRVWRREELIQQVWDYEYVGDKRVVDVHIGQIRKKIEIDTSQPALIQTVRGVGYKFEGSQA